The sequence AGTGAAGAGTCGCGCCAAGCCGACTTTGTCGTCCGTTCTTCAAAAAATGAGACCGAGCGACGAGAAGCGAGCAACGCAAGAGCTTGGGAACTAGAGCGCGGGGCCGGTCTAGAGAGTCGCACAGCGCAGCTGGGTTTTGTTCCGATTTAGCGTGCGTTTCTTGATCCTCTTTCCGCATGGAAGACTACAAGTTGCTAGTAGGCGCGCTCACATCTGACTATTCCAAAGCAGGCTGCGATATCACTATAGTGAAGTGGCACGCTGACACATGTGAATTAACATAGACAAGACGACGAGTCAAGGTCTGGGTTGGCTGttccaagttctcttgtgcctTTCATGGTCATATGTCAAGGCTTTTTGCACGGCAGCTATCGGACGATGCACACCACGCTGGAGAAAAGCAGAAtccgaggagctccgcgggcTGCTACAGTGACACTATCGTTCTCCCCTCACGCCTGGAAGCCGAGCCGCACCCGTAGGTCTGGCGGAGCGATCAAGAATAGAGAGTCTTTCGCGATCCCCGTTCAGCATCCTTAACAGCCGAGAGCCAGTGAGTGACGGAAATGCACAAATGAAGGggtcggcgggcgcgcacaCGCCCTCGAGAATCATAGCACCGGCAAGATACCCGATTATAGAATTCCGAAAATGGTTTGGTTACCCCAAGCTATCCGCTCACAATCACAGAGGTGACAGTAGGCGCCTTCAGAAATCGACGCGTGTATTTGTACGCGTACGTGGACGGGCGTGTGTATACGTTCGTAGTAGTTTGCAAGCAAACGGTAACGGAGCTGTTTGAAAATGTAAGAGCTGTCCCGCACTTTATCCATCTAATCCTAGTTAAGATGCCTCGAGAAGaactctttttcttcctaGCGAGGCAAGGACCGGACGGAAGCCTCTGTGCACACCTGAGGGAAGGCAGCTGCGATGTCTCCGCTAGTTTTGTTTGTTGCGATCAGTGCGAGGAAAGCCGTGCGATAGAAACTGGAATAGACGGATTCCTTTTTGCCCCATACACGCTTTCTTTCCTCCGCATTAAGGAACAAAGTCCCATAGTTGCCAACTGTCGAAAATGCTCAACACAGAGTGGGCAAACAACGTCTCAGCGTAGCCGCCACTCTCTAGCGGTCTACACAGCTCGAAGGGATCCGTGGCATTTTCCTCGAAGGGTTTTCAAAATCCAGCCAAGCCCCTGGAGACAGCAGGCACACGCATATGGCAGTCTCTGGAAGTGTTTACCTCATAGTCTTTCGCATATCATGCCGTCAAGCCCCATCGTGCATGGGCTGATCCAGCACGCGTCCGTGCGCATGTCAAGGCAAAGCAAGGATTGTGCGCACCGCAGCACCTTTTTAGTTTCTCTGCAAACCCCAGGAGCAGTAAGTTTCTTCGTCAGAGGGATCCAGCGAACGGTCGGACCTGCAAGGTGACTGACTGATGTGAAACTTTGCGACTTGTGCGTCTGTTCAAGCAGCCAGATCGACAGCCGGTTATACGCTGCGTCAAGGAAGTGAAAGGGGCTTCGCTCGTGGATTCGAAAAGGAAACCATTCCCGAGAAGCTCCACTTTTATTGAACTGTCTCTAAAAACGGTTATGGAAATCAAACGAATAAAACGACTATATCCATAATCGTTTTTAGAGACAGTATCCCAGTTGTACGACTTGGCCTCTGTTGCATTTGGGGGGCATAAATCCGAGGCCGGCCGTAGTCAAGGTGTTTTATACGTTTTCGCGTCCTGAAACAATTCACACACCGGCATAAGGACCCGCAGGTAAGACGCTGTAAAGGTAGTTGGAAGGTTTAAGACTTCCTCGTCGTGCGCGAGTCTTGAAATACACGCGTGAAACCCCTAGCATGAAACTGCGATCACGCCACGTGCCATCAAAACAGTGTATCGCCTCGTTCCCCTGGACTGGGGCTGCACAAACACCCCGTAACTCTTGAGAAGAGCGACTGCCTACTAAAGAAAAGGTGGGCGACTTTTCTTGCCGCAGGAGCGTCCTTCCAGCTCCCCTCCCCTCTAAGGCTTGTATCGCAGCACAATACCGAGGCCTCTTTATTGACTCGCGGCTGCTATGTTTTCTTCCATGGCAACCGACGGGACTTAATGTTATAAAGCGCTATTCGAGCCACAATCCTTGCTCAGCCTCATATCTTTTTAAAACTCATGCTACGCGTAGGCCTAGGCACCACTTACACGTCCATAGAACCGTCCGCTTAGAGAGGAATCCACGCGTTCTTGTACGCGCCGCCTCAGAACGCTGCTGGCAAACTGACGATATCGCTAGCGCATTGCCATGAGATGAGAGAATCTAGTGTTAAATACGCGGTCCCGCGAATTCGTGTCGGATTGCCGAAACGTCTCTAATTCATCCAAGTCTGCGTGTTGCACCCGAGTCTCCCGAGCACGTTGTGCAGTAGAGATGCCAGTGCCTGCCGTCCTCTGTTTTGCCAGTGCTCCATCCAAATAGGTCTGCGCGCACCTGTTTCCACTATCCTGTGCAAGCATCGGCACCATGTGCTTGCGTGTATCTACGAGTTTCTTCGCGAAAACAGCGAAGGGGAAGGAGTGACGTTTCCTCCCGCCAATGGCGATCCGAGAAGGTTGCCAAAGTTCAGCTGAGGAACTCAAACGTGGACGAGGTGCACGCGCTGCGTTCCCCGGTTCGAAAAAATCGCCAAACTAACAGAGCAACACGGACGCTCCACCTACGGATACATAAAAAAACATAAATATGCACGTATGTAGGGAAAAGATATATATGGGTGACTCCGAAGCGCAGGGTCGTTCCGGTCCTGTGTTGGCGCTTCACAGGTGCAAAAACACGAGCAGGCCGAACTGTCTGCGACGCTCCACGCGCGCATTTTCTGTCACGCGTGCGCATTTGAACTTTATTGAGCCACGCCGGCCTTCCCTCTGTGTCCTGGGGAGGGCAGATACATAGAAGACCGGCAGTTCCCCGGTCAGAATCCGCATGCGTGAACGCGAGGGATGGAGAGTAAACGATAGTCTCCATCTTTCTCAGTCAACCACGCGCAGGACGTACTTAGAGGTATCTGTCTACGTGCTTGCCTACAAAGAGATCTGCGCAGCCACACATTCTGTGCACATAGCTCGCGGTCAAGGCCTGTGTTAGCCGATCATCAGGCACGCCGATAGCTATTTcaatagatagatataaaTACCGTAACGGACAAGAAGACGTGTCTTCTGCGTGATTCATGCACAATTATAgtcctctgcgccagcgcggacgcgcgttTTTcagtcttcttcgtcgcggtGGAGAGGCAAGTCGAGAAGCGTGAGGAGGTCCGAAACCAGTTTCTCCAGAGCTTCGCTCGCAGGCTCCGTGGGGAACTCCTCCACAGCCGCCAcgccggcctcgcaggcgcgaagcagctgcaaCGCGCGAAAACacaacgcagagacaggcagaaTAACGCACGCTTTCACAGGCAAATGCAAAGCcctgtatgcatatatatatatatatatatatatatgtaggtagCCACTAATCAGCTGATCCCTCAAATATGCAAATCAGCGCTCCGCAGCTACAGCGTGTGCACCTCGAAAAGCGAGCATAGAAACACGGACGCTGCGCAAACCGGCGCCAAGGTACAAATATTTCATACCACGCCAGGGCTTCGTTCTAACAGGCAATCCTCCATCCGGTGAATCGCTGCGCTCAGTGGCGTGTCCATAGAGGACACCCTGCTGCccggagaagaaaagaaacgTATTCTTGAAAGACTCCACTCACCGAGGGATCCAGGGGGATCGCACCCGAGTAGGGGACCTCCATCTGCTTGCACATGCTCTaggaaaaaggaaaaacggAAGAGGAAAATGCGGAAGGAGCGTGCGCGACATATTCCAGCACGTGTGATCCGCTGCTATCAAGGATACCGCACAGAGGAACAGGAAACCCGCACGGAGCAGCGACGAAGCACACAACCacgaaaacagagaaaaacaaTGAGAACAAAGAGGAgaccggtttgtaactccgcttcatatcgtatTTGAATgggtactttttagcatattgAGCGGTGCTcaaagtaatcccatccaaaaccggtggaATCGCCCATGAGAAATTCCTGCGGACCTCCTCGTGTTGTATTTGCAACTCACCTTCGCGCCATTGGGGTTCACACTGGCGAAGACGGACGAAGCCATGTTCTCAACAACGCCGAGGACGTTTACCCCAACTTTCTTGCTGAAGCAGGAAAAACCAAATGACGGAGTTGAGGAGACGGAATGCACACGGTAGCCGAACATACAGAGGCGCTCACAAAAACCGCAGAGACTTCGCCGACAACGGCCGTCTAAGGGCGCACGAGCCACGAAGCCCTGAGCAATCAACAGATAGAAACAAAGGCCAAAGACAGAAGGAAACGGTAGACACGCTAGTAGCACGTCAAGTACAGTCACAACTCCGTGCATCACTCCACACTGAGAGTCGCACGCGACTCTAGCACTTCCCTTTTCTTgcgaacgaaaaaaaaacttcTCAGGGAGATTTAAGATGGCGATTCACAcccggaggcgacgacgccgcacgcgggACTTCAttgctctgcagcggcgaacaGAGCGACTTATTTCTAAAGAGAAACTACAGCGAAGCCGCTACATACACAGGAGGGAGGCCGAGACTCACCAAAAATTTATCTCCTTTCGCACATcctggagcgccgcctcctgggGAGTCGTGACAATGATCGCACCGTCGGTTTTCaggagagagacaagcgACAAATGCTCGTCGGAAGTGCCTGGAGACACCGAACAGAACGGGAAAGACCGACAAAGGCAACGGGAAGAGTCTCTACTTCAGTCGCGAGATGCGTGCCGAGTGATCCAGGCGTTTAGGCTTGTCGCTGTcattcccccccccccccctccctccagtcccccccacccccccccccccccaccgccCCACATCCCTTCCTCGCTCACCGGGCGGCGTGTCGATGAGGAGGAGGTCGAGATCGCCCCAGCGAACGTCCGAGAAAAACTGGTGAATCAGTCCATTTTTCTTGGGCCCGCGCCAGACAacggccgcgtctgcgtcgggcAGCAGGAAGCCTGCAGGGAAAGAAAAGACAAACGCTACCGAGAATCTGAAGCCCAAACGGCGTCTATCCCCGGAAAaacctcctcgtctcccttTTCTGCCCCTTCTCCCCATCCCCCACCGGCTCACCCCTGAGGCGCCTTATCGCCTGAGAGTGAACATCCACCCGGGAGGGTCCctagctgctgcagcggcgcgtggaccacgcaggcgcgcctgtAGCCGCTGGAGCGTTAGGGGTTCAGGAATGTCTCAGCGCTGCAGATATGCATGTGGCCTGTGAGGTCAAGTCTACGAGGTGGGCGGGGCGCAGCCTGCGACACTCGTCGACCCTTTGGCAGACTTAAACGAGGCACGAAACGCCTCTCGGGACGCACTCACCGATGGACATGACCGCGAGATTGTCGCGCACGTAGACCGGTTCCCAGCCTGCGGCGGACTGGTGAACTTCGCCGTGGACCGCCTGCATCATGAGCGGAATCGACGGACCGCAGACGTCCACGTCGCAGATGCCGACGTtcaggccgcgcgaggcggcagtcCAGGCTGAGGAAAACCAAGCCCCGCGAAAAAAAGGTTTCAcccgccgtcttctcctgGAAACGCCCTCGGACGCCCCTCTCgttgccgcgggcgcgcacacgcagtGAGCTAGCTACATTCGACGACCTTGCCAAGCACAAacacatttatatatatatatatatatatgctagGGACATGAGCCCACTGAAATCCACCATAGGCACGTgtgcgtcgcagccgcctcgcccccgccagccagcagcaggcgctgcatgcagactTGATGGACATGGTGATGATACACACATCCACAAACCGCTGGTCTGGAGGGGACTACCTCGAACACCGTGTAACGGCTAAAAAGTGCGGCACACGTGGAGCACGTGACGCAtgaagcgcctcgcccgaAACGTTCTCAGAacctctcgcctctcggtCTGCGCCTTACCGAGCTGCGAGGTGACGGTCGACTTCCCGACGCCGCCCTTTCCCGAGAGGATCATCACCTTCTTCTTCACGTTCCTCAGGCGATGCGAAATTTCCTCGACGGCGgacttctgcgcctgcgcggcctccgcggcggctccgctcgcgcagagcgcgcggTTGGGACACCCTTCGCACGCCGCAGCCTTCCCGGCGCTCTCCCCGCCCGCCCCTGGGCAgtctcgcgcctcagccgccgccgtgTCGAAGGCCGCGGGGGAGGCAGCGCCCGTCGCCGAACTCGCCGAGCCACAGGCGCCCGCTGAGCCGCAGGCACTCGCGCAAGTCTGGGAAGAGCAGTCCAGAGAGGACGAACACGGTGGGCggcccgcagaggcgggagaggaggcagcagaggagggggaggggggggaggagaagaggcggaggaggcggacggctGCACGCGCGAGGGCAGCTTGCCCTGGGCAGCGGCACGGCGAGCCTTCCCGCGCGTGGAGGTACGCGAGGGAGCCGagggtcgccgcggcgccgaccagcgcgccggtcgccgcgccgagaaggaACGTGTCGCGCgtcgagagagcgaagggcATCTTGCcgagaaagcgaaaaacCCATGCGCGCGCGAATGGCAGAGACGGCCGAATCAACCTACCGGTCGTTCGCCTTAAAAGGATGTATAGGTAGGGAGGCGAGTTGGCGGCTACGACGGAGGAGGCACGGAGAGATGCGCTGGGGGAGGAAGTGAGTCATCTGGTCCTTCGCCCCCTGGCGCATACACAGCCCGGCAACGCGGCGCCCTTTGAACTTTCCCAAGATGCACTCCAGAGGAAGGCGTTCTCAAGAAACCCGGTTGAGTCCTCGGCGCAAAGTCTTCTTCAGACGATGCGTGAGGAGgcaagagggaggaggaaacGCAAATAGCGCATCACCCTCCCTCTAGGCCCCCGAGGCTTTGAGAAATCGTCACGTCACCCACCCGCTGTGAAGCCAAGCCCTCTATCGCGCTGCACAGCGAGCCGCAGACACGTGTGAGCAATCCGGCGAGAACGACGCCTGAaagcgccgctgcagttCCGGAGAGTGCGTATGCCACGAAAATCtcggcgcgcttcgccgtgtctcctcgctggcaTGCGAGAGGAATTCAAAAACGGGAACGAAGAGTTTCGCTCGACACAATCGAGTCGAGTTTTGCGCGAATCGTCCCTCCGCGCTGTCAATCTCTCGCACATGGGACCTTCTATTTTTGAGCAggggcgccgccttccactCGCGACTGGGTCGATTTCTcgactcgcctgcgcgggagCAACGTACGCTGAAGCGCACTTCAGCGTACGTTGCTCCTTGTGCATGCCTTGCCGCGgctttcgccgccgccatcatgtggcgcggacgccagcggtcgcagaggcggagtCTTTTTTTCGgtgttttttgtttttctctgGAAACTGGGCCCTTCCTGTGGTCCCGCGTCTGTCCCTCTGTCCCCTCGGGTTCTCGTGAGAAAGCCACGGACGTTTTTCGCGTTTGCGGCGTCTTTTGCTCTGCCGCGCGTCAAGACAGAGTCCGGCGTTTTTCGCGCCCCGTCCTCCCGGTCTGCGGCCGTGAGAGTTGGAACAGGAGAAGACGCTGTTTGCTGTCGTTCTCTTTTTGCGTCGACGCAGCTTGCGTCGCCGCAAGAGAGCGCACCTTCTGTGTTTCTTCGCTGAGTGCGAC is a genomic window of Besnoitia besnoiti strain Bb-Ger1 chromosome IV, whole genome shotgun sequence containing:
- a CDS encoding hypothetical protein (encoded by transcript BESB_057570); protein product: MSRLFARQLSDDAHHAGEKQNPRSSAGCYSDTIVLPSRLEAEPHP
- a CDS encoding putative cytosolic fe-s cluster assembling factor nbp35 (encoded by transcript BESB_057580), which produces MPFALSTRDTFLLGAATGALVGAAATLGSLAYLHAREGSPCRCPGQAALARAAVRLLRLFSSPPSPSSAASSPASAGRPPCSSSLDCSSQTCASACGSAGACGSASSATGAASPAAFDTAAAEARDCPGAGGESAGKAAACEGCPNRALCASGAAAEAAQAQKSAVEEISHRLRNVKKKVMILSGKGGVGKSTVTSQLAWTAASRGLNVGICDVDVCGPSIPLMMQAVHGEVHQSAAGWEPVYVRDNLAVMSIGFLLPDADAAVVWRGPKKNGLIHQFFSDVRWGDLDLLLIDTPPGTSDEHLSLVSLLKTDGAIIVTTPQEAALQDVRKEINFCKKVGVNVLGVVENMASSVFASVNPNGAKSMCKQMEVPYSGAIPLDPSLLRACEAGVAAVEEFPTEPASEALEKLVSDLLTLLDLPLHRDEED